Proteins encoded by one window of Streptomyces sp. LX-29:
- a CDS encoding SGNH/GDSL hydrolase family protein, giving the protein MNARPVVVDAPPRGVACVGDPPALRYAALGDSLTEGLGDPAAGGGWRGWAALLTEGLAGPPSAVELVNLSRSGALAADVAGPQLAAARRLRPDLASVVVGGNDTLRAAFDIRRVAESLDRTIGSLRADGSVVLTACLPDPGRILGLPAPLARPLGRRMAAVNTVVHALSAAHGAVHVHVARFPWVADRAVWSVDRLHPSELGHRLLAREFHAALAARGLATGPAPSLTPERPAPSPAASAWWLATRGTRWVLDRCVDLLPGLLSLAVAEARHRLLRTDHLLDDRVLRATEEALAAVERARSYDLTVARPAPGLPGPRRAGAHATAAEG; this is encoded by the coding sequence ATGAACGCGCGTCCCGTCGTGGTCGACGCGCCCCCGCGCGGAGTGGCCTGCGTCGGCGATCCACCGGCGCTGCGGTATGCGGCGCTGGGAGACTCCCTCACCGAGGGGCTCGGTGATCCGGCGGCCGGGGGCGGTTGGCGCGGATGGGCGGCGCTGCTGACCGAGGGGCTGGCCGGGCCGCCGTCCGCGGTGGAGCTGGTCAACCTGTCCCGGAGCGGTGCGCTCGCCGCCGACGTGGCAGGTCCGCAGCTGGCCGCGGCGCGCCGGCTGCGGCCGGATCTGGCGTCGGTGGTGGTGGGCGGCAACGACACGTTACGCGCGGCCTTCGACATCCGGCGGGTGGCCGAGTCCCTGGACCGGACGATCGGCTCGCTCCGCGCGGACGGCAGCGTGGTGCTCACCGCGTGTCTGCCCGACCCGGGCCGGATACTCGGGCTGCCCGCCCCGCTCGCCCGTCCGCTGGGCCGGCGGATGGCGGCGGTGAACACCGTGGTGCACGCGCTGTCCGCCGCGCACGGCGCGGTGCATGTGCACGTGGCCCGCTTCCCATGGGTGGCGGACCGCGCGGTGTGGAGCGTGGATCGGCTGCACCCGAGCGAGCTCGGTCACCGGCTGCTCGCGCGGGAGTTCCACGCCGCCCTCGCCGCCCGCGGGCTGGCCACCGGGCCGGCCCCGTCCCTGACGCCCGAAAGGCCGGCGCCCAGTCCGGCGGCCAGCGCCTGGTGGCTGGCCACCCGTGGCACCCGCTGGGTCCTCGACCGCTGCGTCGACCTGCTGCCGGGGCTGCTCTCCCTCGCCGTCGCGGAGGCCCGCCACCGCCTGCTGCGCACCGATCACCTCCTCGACGACCGGGTCCTGCGCGCGACGGAGGAGGCTCTCGCGGCCGTGGAGCGCGCCCGCTCGTACGACCTCACCGTCGCCCGGCCCGCCCCGGGCCTCCCGGGGCCCCGGCGAGCCGGGGCCCACGCCACGGCCGCGGAGGGCTGA
- a CDS encoding glycosyltransferase family 1 protein codes for MRVAIVTESFPPDVNGVAHCALQTARHLHRRGHHPLVIAPAGPQDAPTDADVAHDFPVVRIPSLPLPGYPQVRVALPSRRLATALTAHGTEIVHLASPFVLGARGMSAALRLRLPAVAVYQTDLGGYARTYLGAGEAAAWRRIRAVHTAADRTLAPSTAAARDLEEHGVPRVALWPRGVDSVRFHPLRRDLGLRRGLAPGGELLVGYVGRLAPEKSVHLLAPVSELPGVRVVIVGDGPDEPALRAAMPRARFLGRRTGGELARVFASLDVFAHTGAQETFCQTVQEAQASGVPVVAPAVGGPLDLVDHGRTGLLVPPGDAVALREAVSVLAADPALRVRLAHQGRAAVAGRTWRAVGDQLIDHLAEVLASRTAVAA; via the coding sequence ATGCGTGTCGCCATCGTGACCGAATCCTTCCCTCCCGACGTCAACGGGGTGGCCCACTGCGCGTTGCAGACCGCCCGGCACCTGCACCGGCGCGGCCACCACCCCCTCGTCATCGCCCCGGCCGGCCCCCAGGACGCGCCGACCGACGCCGACGTCGCCCACGACTTCCCCGTCGTCCGCATCCCGTCCCTTCCACTTCCCGGCTACCCCCAGGTGCGCGTGGCCCTCCCCAGCCGCCGGCTGGCCACCGCGCTCACGGCGCACGGCACCGAGATCGTCCACCTGGCCAGCCCCTTCGTCCTCGGCGCGCGCGGGATGAGCGCGGCCCTGCGGCTGCGGCTGCCCGCCGTCGCCGTCTACCAGACCGACCTGGGCGGCTACGCCCGTACGTACCTCGGTGCCGGCGAGGCCGCGGCCTGGCGGCGGATACGCGCGGTGCACACCGCGGCCGATCGCACTCTCGCGCCGTCCACCGCGGCCGCCCGCGACCTGGAGGAACACGGCGTGCCGCGCGTGGCGCTGTGGCCGCGCGGGGTGGACAGCGTGCGGTTCCACCCGCTCCGTCGCGACCTCGGGCTGCGCCGCGGCCTGGCGCCGGGCGGCGAGCTGCTCGTCGGCTACGTCGGCAGGCTCGCGCCGGAGAAGAGCGTGCACCTGCTCGCCCCGGTGAGCGAGCTGCCGGGCGTACGGGTGGTGATCGTCGGGGATGGGCCCGACGAGCCCGCGCTGCGCGCCGCGATGCCCCGCGCGCGCTTCCTGGGTCGTCGCACCGGTGGGGAGCTGGCCCGTGTCTTCGCCTCACTGGATGTCTTCGCGCACACCGGGGCGCAGGAGACCTTCTGCCAGACCGTCCAGGAGGCGCAGGCCAGCGGCGTGCCCGTGGTCGCCCCGGCGGTGGGCGGCCCGCTGGACCTGGTCGACCACGGGCGGACCGGCCTGCTCGTGCCGCCGGGTGACGCCGTCGCGTTGCGCGAGGCGGTGTCGGTGCTCGCGGCCGACCCGGCGCTGCGCGTGCGACTGGCCCATCAGGGCCGGGCGGCGGTCGCCGGCCGCACCTGGCGCGCGGTGGGCGACCAACTGATCGACCACCTGGCCGAGGTACTGGCGTCGCGCACGGCGGTGGCGGCATGA
- a CDS encoding HEAT repeat domain-containing protein yields the protein MFDPDIAPSGTLLGLLQRGRGDGTLHALAAPRAEALAALHHCVLRDPRRDWQVENRSLYYARLCLDLQCDLGEIEQHLFHPDDLLDDAEERTGLALSVLGHLASYGRDDALLLLRRYAASGTNWTWALDELALRDDDGGLRGLAPAILGRFPASPEGDAELAAAVRGAYEPRPWRLWADDPRLGARVRAAQERGAFDRWQRQLRPTGPRPGWSVRDVLRWAQGEQDALDALPGARRHDAAARCLAAVAGPEDRPELLAAAAGAPDAARAAALRHLAETGDPEVLDLIEAAVTGFVPVRPARTVVPGSAPESAAEPLRQRGDDLALDVSSLVIGPTSPLVAEAALAAFSRMRSVAALDRARVWAPRPDALGEAAAEMLACRGGQYDAGLVLAALRRTVRAEGPDARALWPLVDGAGRLAIGCAAPVLRHIYRETSSSHLRGRAAHALAATDPSFAAGFAVECLWDCEESTRELAARHAATADDRVVTQLRRLATDPAEEAEVQTAVRSRFGPDTTSV from the coding sequence ATGTTCGATCCAGACATAGCGCCCAGCGGCACGCTGCTCGGCCTCCTGCAGAGAGGCCGTGGCGACGGGACCCTGCACGCCCTCGCGGCGCCGCGGGCCGAGGCGCTCGCGGCACTGCACCACTGTGTGCTGCGTGATCCTCGCCGCGACTGGCAGGTCGAGAACCGCTCGCTCTACTACGCGCGCCTCTGCCTGGATCTCCAATGTGACCTCGGCGAAATCGAACAGCACCTTTTTCACCCCGACGATCTCCTGGACGACGCGGAGGAACGCACCGGCCTGGCCCTGTCCGTCCTCGGACACCTCGCCTCCTACGGGCGGGACGACGCCCTGCTGCTGCTCCGCCGCTACGCGGCCTCCGGGACCAACTGGACCTGGGCGCTGGACGAGCTGGCGCTCCGCGACGACGACGGCGGGCTGCGCGGTCTCGCCCCGGCGATCCTGGGCCGGTTCCCCGCCTCACCCGAGGGCGACGCCGAGCTCGCCGCCGCGGTGCGCGGCGCGTACGAGCCCCGGCCCTGGCGGCTGTGGGCGGACGATCCGCGGCTCGGTGCCCGGGTGCGCGCCGCCCAGGAGCGCGGCGCCTTCGACCGCTGGCAGCGCCAGCTGCGGCCCACCGGCCCACGCCCGGGCTGGAGCGTTCGCGACGTGCTGCGGTGGGCCCAAGGGGAGCAGGACGCGCTCGACGCGCTCCCCGGCGCGCGCCGACACGACGCCGCGGCGCGCTGCCTGGCCGCCGTCGCCGGCCCCGAGGACCGCCCCGAACTGCTCGCCGCCGCCGCGGGCGCCCCGGACGCCGCCCGCGCGGCAGCCCTGCGCCACCTGGCGGAGACCGGCGACCCCGAGGTCCTCGACCTGATCGAGGCCGCCGTCACCGGCTTCGTCCCCGTGCGGCCCGCCCGCACCGTCGTCCCCGGCTCCGCGCCGGAGTCGGCCGCCGAGCCCCTGCGACAGCGGGGCGACGACCTCGCCCTCGATGTGTCGTCGCTGGTCATCGGCCCGACCTCGCCACTGGTCGCCGAGGCCGCCCTCGCCGCCTTCTCCCGGATGCGCAGCGTCGCGGCCCTGGACCGGGCCCGTGTCTGGGCGCCCCGGCCGGACGCCCTCGGCGAGGCGGCCGCGGAGATGCTCGCCTGCCGCGGCGGACAGTACGACGCGGGCCTCGTGCTCGCCGCACTGCGCCGGACCGTGCGCGCCGAGGGCCCCGACGCCCGCGCGCTGTGGCCGCTCGTCGACGGCGCCGGCCGCCTCGCCATCGGCTGCGCCGCTCCCGTGCTGCGGCACATCTACCGCGAGACCTCCTCCTCCCATCTGCGCGGCCGCGCCGCCCACGCGCTGGCCGCCACCGATCCCTCCTTCGCCGCCGGCTTCGCCGTCGAGTGCCTGTGGGACTGCGAGGAGAGCACCCGCGAACTCGCCGCCCGCCATGCCGCCACCGCCGACGACCGCGTGGTCACCCAGCTCCGCCGGCTGGCCACCGACCCGGCCGAGGAGGCCGAGGTCCAGACCGCGGTCCGCAGCCGCTTCGGCCCCGACACCACGTCGGTCTGA
- a CDS encoding SpoIIE family protein phosphatase translates to MPSPRSADHPAAQPPERGRVDALISQTRRLRGGVDAVRRSTATMGVDRMDDPRLRWQRALCDLAVHHLDDLGRHLGQLREGLPTELTEDGSDAEPGRDGAWDLTAPTAEPDRLAEPGAPLGRVGSAEWNFLTDEVAWSEELCRMFGRSPEEGGLTLDELPSSLHPDDQPLLTDLVTGCLVDGKPIDGEFRIVRPDGLVRMVHMVGEPVLDADDCTASMWAVLRDVSELRRSQRALRETRDSLQRQRHIVRTEHRLAVELQEAVLPPWRGSLRFPHGDAPALDLAAHYLPSATGALIGGDWYDALHLADGRTLLSVGDLTGHGVAATTGMAMLLGALRGMAMAGVEPGALMGHLNRLLDSSQPALGSALCGAYEATTRTFTWAQAGHPAPLLFRGGTGRALQPPEGVLLGATSGAVYAQTSEQLEPGDLLVLRTDGLTPHGADRDADAGTERLLELAPRLTAARSAQECVRAVAEAFADKQREDDACVLIARVTS, encoded by the coding sequence ATGCCGTCCCCTCGATCTGCGGACCATCCCGCCGCCCAGCCCCCGGAACGGGGCAGGGTCGACGCGCTCATCTCGCAGACTCGGCGGCTGCGCGGAGGCGTCGACGCCGTCCGCCGCTCCACCGCGACCATGGGCGTCGACCGCATGGACGACCCGCGGCTGCGCTGGCAGCGGGCCCTGTGTGACCTCGCGGTGCACCACCTCGACGACCTGGGTCGGCACCTCGGGCAGTTACGCGAAGGGCTCCCGACGGAGCTGACCGAGGATGGGTCGGACGCCGAACCGGGCCGGGACGGAGCCTGGGATCTCACGGCGCCGACGGCCGAGCCGGACCGGCTCGCGGAGCCGGGCGCGCCGCTCGGCCGGGTCGGCAGCGCCGAGTGGAACTTCCTCACCGACGAGGTGGCCTGGTCCGAGGAGCTGTGCCGGATGTTCGGCCGCTCCCCCGAGGAGGGCGGACTCACCCTCGACGAGCTCCCCAGCTCGCTGCACCCCGACGACCAGCCCCTCCTCACCGACCTGGTCACCGGCTGCCTGGTGGACGGCAAGCCCATCGACGGCGAGTTCCGGATCGTGCGCCCCGACGGGCTGGTGCGCATGGTGCACATGGTGGGCGAGCCCGTGCTCGACGCCGACGACTGCACCGCCTCCATGTGGGCCGTGCTGCGGGACGTCAGCGAACTGCGCCGAAGCCAGCGGGCGTTGCGCGAGACCCGTGACTCGCTGCAGCGCCAGCGGCACATCGTGCGCACCGAGCACCGGCTTGCGGTCGAGCTGCAGGAGGCCGTGCTCCCGCCGTGGCGCGGCTCCCTGCGGTTCCCGCACGGCGACGCCCCCGCGCTGGATCTCGCCGCCCACTACCTCCCGTCCGCCACCGGCGCCCTGATCGGCGGCGACTGGTATGACGCGCTGCACCTGGCCGACGGGCGGACCCTGCTCTCCGTCGGCGACCTCACCGGCCATGGCGTGGCCGCGACGACCGGCATGGCGATGCTGCTGGGGGCGCTGCGCGGGATGGCGATGGCCGGCGTCGAACCGGGCGCCCTGATGGGCCACCTCAACCGGCTGCTGGACTCCTCCCAGCCCGCCCTCGGCAGCGCCCTCTGCGGGGCCTACGAGGCGACGACGCGCACCTTCACCTGGGCCCAGGCGGGACACCCCGCCCCGCTGCTCTTCCGCGGCGGGACGGGGCGCGCCCTACAGCCACCGGAGGGCGTGCTGCTCGGTGCCACCTCCGGTGCCGTCTACGCCCAGACCAGCGAGCAGCTGGAACCGGGCGACCTGCTGGTGCTGCGCACCGACGGGCTCACACCCCACGGTGCGGATCGGGACGCGGACGCGGGCACCGAGCGGCTGCTGGAGCTCGCGCCACGGCTCACCGCGGCACGGAGTGCCCAGGAGTGCGTCCGCGCGGTGGCGGAGGCGTTCGCCGACAAGCAGCGCGAGGACGACGCATGTGTGTTGATCGCCAGGGTGACCTCGTAG